The Naumovozyma dairenensis CBS 421 chromosome 11, complete genome genome includes a window with the following:
- the ABF1 gene encoding DNA-binding protein ABF1 (similar to Saccharomyces cerevisiae ABF1 (YKL112W); ancestral locus Anc_2.460), translating to MVQHLYEYKHAIINKSLDSKKGKNPNARSFKNLKDWYSALNDYEFQSRCPIVLKNSHEDRYYTFICSRKHCPFKIILAAYIGERRRKREKEIRNDRGERQRNGEDDFEDAIDAAIASVRDPTEKNYFDSDSDSDSHPEFSSSNDDDDDDVYGDEDGQSALKSYYMVNSIEPFHNHPLDNNMTLRKFVLTKISKILQYDLNFDAFLQKYYKNEEDIDDALDQFSISSYVETSGLLNILKDRYGMSSFELDKKMISEIGVRVAGYKSRFLSKWKKELQLRRKEEENGYIDDSDLETMNNAVKDSEEETDRRQRKRRKIKRKVTGEESTLGQEKTSIFLLKPSNADETSILSVDDTSLLEQNKQLQKIIIKNSTENDSDDPNKSAEKSTDFNETLKILSYHLKRSRKTSNRNERSNGGLI from the coding sequence ATGGTACAACACTTATACGAATATAAACATGCAATAATTAACAAATCTCTCGACTCCAAAAAGGGGAAAAATCCAAACGCTCGatcattcaagaatttgaaagattggTATTCTGCATTGAATGATTATGAATTCCAATCTAGATGTCCtattgttttgaaaaattctcaTGAGGATAGATATTATACTTTTATCTGTAGTAGGAAACATTGCCCCTTCAAGATTATTTTGGCTGCTTATATTGGTGAGAGAAGAAGGAAGagggaaaaagaaatacgGAACGATAGGGGAGAAAGACAGAGAAAtggtgaagatgattttgaagatgCTATTGATGCAGCTATTGCGTCTGTAAGGGATCCTACTGAGAAAAACTATTTTGATTCTGATTCCGATTCCGATTCACATCCCGAGTTTTCATCCagtaatgatgatgatgatgatgatgtatATGGAGATGAAGATGGACAAAGTGCTCTgaaatcatattatatggttaattcaattgaacCATTCCATAACCATCCAttggataataatatgacTTTAAGAAAATTTGTTCTAActaaaatatcaaaaatattacaatacgatttgaattttgacgcatttttacaaaaatattataagaatgaggaagatattgatgatgcATTAGATCAGTTCAGTATCTCCTCATATGTGGAAACATCAGGCTtgttgaatatattaaaagataGATATGGGATGTCGAGTTTTGAATTGGATaagaaaatgatttcaGAAATTGGTGTCCGTGTAGCCGGTTATAAATCTCGATTTCTTAGTAAATGGAAAAAGGAACTTCAATTGAGaaggaaagaagaagaaaatggatACATAGATGATTCAGACCTCGAAACCATGAACAACGCTGTGAAAGATTccgaagaagaaacagaTAGGCGCCAACGcaaaagaaggaaaataaaGAGGAAAGTCACTGGTGAAGAATCAACGCTAGGTCAAGAAAAGACTAGTATCTTTTTGTTAAAACCATCGAATGCAGATGAAACATCTATTCTATCTGTAGATGACACATCATTGCTTGAACAGaataaacaattacaaaaaataattatcaaaaatagTACCGAAAATGATAGTGACGATCCCAACAAATCCGCAGAAAAGAGTACTGATTTCAATGAGACGTTAAAAATACTATCTTACCATTTAAAAAGATCCAGAAAAACTTCCAATAGAAATGAACGTAGTAATGGTGGacttatttaa
- the KTI12 gene encoding Kti12p (similar to Saccharomyces cerevisiae KTI12 (YKL110C); ancestral locus Anc_2.462): MPLILFTGYPCSGKTTMAKELMSLLNEKIKSEPSLSKYTITYHSDETLGIEHSDYITSQSERKLRSKITSAVKRDLSKTNIVIVDSLNYIKGFRYQLHCEVKNLSTTFSLIQIMCPYETTIQWNDDKPDFTTKWDHELIDQLIQRYEEPNPQNRWDSPLFPILINTDTMQDHFDNICSAIFKTNKNSKITGNNKNLDPLNNALNKPNSVTILKPANKENFIQVIDSECAKIIKIIMNHIKTMESIGNYSNNSTRIIVSENVTDINDDRCVYVDLPLSNVNLAKLQRLKRQFVALNRVRDMDTDRIMPLFADYLNRYLNDE; this comes from the coding sequence ATGCCATTAATCCTATTTACAGGTTACCCATGTAGTGGTAAAACCACCATGGCGAAAGAATTGATGAGCcttttaaatgaaaaaattaaatcagAACCATCTCTTTCGAAATATACAATCACATATCATTCTGATGAAACATTAGGTATAGAACATTCAGATTATATTACTTCACAATCCGAAAGAAAGTTAAGATCTAAAATTACATCTGCTGTGAAAAGAGATCTTTCCAAAACAAATATCGTCATTGTAGATTctttaaattatattaaagGTTTCCGTTATCAACTTCATTGtgaagtgaaaaatttatcaactacattttcattaattcaaattatgtGCCCCTACGAAACTACCATACAATGGAATGACGACAAACCTGATTTCACAACAAAATGGGATcatgaattgattgatcAATTGATTCAACGTTATGAGGAACCAAACCCACAAAATCGTTGGGATTCACCATTATTCCCTATATTAATCAATACAGATACCATGCAAGATCATTTCGATAATATATGTTCAGCAATATTCAagacaaataaaaattcaaaaatcactggtaataataaaaatttagatCCATTAAATAATGCATTAAATAAACCAAATTCCGTGACTATTTTGAAACCCGCCAATAAGGAGAATTTCATTCAAGTGATAGATTCTGAATGTGCAAAGATCataaaaattataatgaatcatATAAAGACGATGGAATCAATTGGGAattatagtaataatagtacAAGAATCATCGTCTCTGAAAACGTCACTGATATAAATGATGATAGATGTGTTTATGTCGATTTACCATTATCTAATGTTAATTTGGCTAAATTACAACGATTGAAAAGACAATTTGTCGCTTTGAATAGAGTGAGAGATATGGATACTGATAGAATTATGCCTCTTTTTGCAGACTATTTAAATAgatatttgaatgatgaatGA
- the HAP4 gene encoding transcription factor HAP4 (similar to Saccharomyces cerevisiae HAP4 (YKL109W); ancestral locus Anc_2.464) has protein sequence MATYPDIKPQQPQQQPSLKRIHHFAPLVPKKRTSVPSIKSSSLNSSNPPRERSKSTLIVKTSRHWVLPPRPRPKPHRKPSTTCPSTADTAASSRNNTTKLDTNNNNVTKVSKIDNEKSLSKLSSPSASGKIVSKPSFAKSSSVSSKLESRRNSINANANANANANANNIDNCLTFLKFDEINNNDQVSSSLATQSEPKSPLTSPVDKNYNLLSKVVKDGDELLLEQYNQILSPPSPLDLSPLSPTSLSETPSVFSKSNSVSLSMKNYSSSASKSPSITSNFSLENQTIDSHIANDINRRASAPITLQGSLKSKTITKTKTKTKTKSRPNPKPKSRLSTCTDSSSMIENNTHNNNKTVSNEYSLDSLTYIDQDNLGLNYYDNNTHNELFDLQQQQYHNDNSPFEINIGNKNNNEQTINQGNNFILDIINEYNNTTTTTTNTNNNNAELNDYDCISMSNDSVFDFGNTNNNNNNNNNTSKDIDHHHIVPSFPNYSYDPSSMSMSIDSSETLTQDHGFLFDCNNNNNNSNYNLSRVNDGIDDSVTINSNSTYNGYIPPSLDELIDEQEIINNPVKKNFINGTNTLEPTNSSNGLDSLFKMLINDLTTTPTNINNDRTTTTTTNNNEQSNEFDDYLIDDLS, from the coding sequence ATGGCTACGTACCCAGACATTAAACCACAGCAACCACAGCAACAACCGAGTTTGAAGCGTATTCATCATTTTGCGCCATTAGTACCTAAAAAGAGAACTTCTGTGCCCTCTATTAAGAGCTCTTCtctaaattcttcaaatccTCCAAGAGAAAGGTCGAAATCCACATTAATTGTTAAGACTTCAAGACATTGGGTTTTGCCACCAAGACCTAGACCTAAACCTCATAGGAAACCCTCGACAACGTGCCCTAGTACTGCTGATACAGCCGCTTCGTCGCGAAACAATACCACAAAATTGGacaccaataataataacgtcACAAAAGTTTCTAAGATTGACAACGAAAAGTCTTTGAGCAAGTTAAGCTCTCCATCTGCTTCTGGTAAAATCGTGTCCAAACCGTCTTTCgcaaaatcatcatctgtttcttcaaaattggAATCAAGACGAAATAGTATAAATGCTAATGCTAATGCTAATGCAAATGCAAATGCTAACAACATTGATAATTGTCTCACATTCTTGAAGTTcgatgaaattaataataacgatcAAGTTTCCTCTTCTTTAGCAACACAATCTGAACCAAAATCTCCACTAACATCACCAGTAGATAAAAATTATAACTTATTATCAAAGGTAGTAAAGGATGGAGACGAATTACTCTTAGAACAATATAATCAAATTCTATCTCCTCCATCTCCATTAGATTTGTCTCCTTTATCACCAACTTCATTAAGTGAAACACCATCAGTATTCTCGAAAAGTAATTCCGtttcattatcaatgaaaaattactcCTCCTCTGCTTCCAAATCTCCTTCAATAACCTCTAACTTTTCATTAGAAAATCAAACAATAGATTCACATATCGCTAACGATATTAACAGAAGAGCATCTGCTCCAATAACATTACAAGGTTCATTAAAATCCAAAACGATaacgaaaacaaaaacGAAAACGAAAACCAAATCAAGGCCAAACCCAAAACCAAAATCAAGGCTTTCAACTTGTActgattcatcatcaatgaTAGAAAACAATACtcataataacaacaaaacTGTTTCAAATGAATACTCATTAGATTCTTTGACTTATATTGACCAAGATAATTTAGGtctaaattattatgataataacaCTCATAACGAATTGTTTGatttacaacaacaacaatatcataatgataatagtccatttgaaataaatattggcaataaaaataataatgaacaaACAATTAACCAAGGCAATAACTTCATATTAGATATCATTAACGAATATAACAATACTACCACTACCACTACAAAcacaaacaataataatgctgaattgaatgattatGATTGTATATCAATGTCTAACGATTCAGTTTTCGATTTCGGTAACactaataacaacaataacaacaacaacaatacaTCGAAGGATATcgatcatcatcatataGTACCAAGTTTTCCAAACTATAGTTATGACCCTTCTAGCATGTCAATGAGTATAGATTCTTCGGAAACATTGACTCAAGATCATGGATTCCTATTtgattgtaataataataataataatagtaattaTAACTTATCAAGAGTTAACGATGGTATTGATGACAGTGTaacaataaattcaaattcaacatATAATGGATATATTCCACCATCATTAGATGAATTGATCGACGAACAAGAGATTATCAATAATCCTGTTAAGAAAAACTTCATAAATGGAACCAATACACTAGAACCAACCAATTCTAGTAATGGTTTAGACTCTTTATTTAAAATgttaattaatgatttaacGACCACTCCAAcgaatattaataatgatcgtactactactaccactactaataataacgaaCAATCTAACGAATTTGATGACTACTTGATCGATGACTTATCATGA
- the SLD2 gene encoding Sld2p (similar to Saccharomyces cerevisiae SLD2 (YKL108W); ancestral locus Anc_2.468), with protein MVMAQLARLKVDLKTWEHDFISENNRPPTKDDIKHDAKIKSMYKKYSYLKKSQPHPSLIRQKSPMKNTMNKTPQKHDNTTKNNSQTPVAARTAMNGTTKAVPSTGKNKTTTVQLGPTPQIYGESISILDIQVSPLKPKKLQLMASDSDQTDVSPASTNTDINFTPIQELPQNDDPSLEISPMKPKRLQLDSLRADHANTNSVMDSIPKLFSQEQKNVENRKNKLGPNSPLKLINEIKITKQMTPISKFHYHNLKSPSSELNFESPSPLIKNLKFKNKSLKELHLEYHTILREFKLEKEANANTNVGEGGNDELISSATIKDVFNDDQEQEQQRVDEEEQPQGKQVYGKPGKRKRILRRLQDNDEAISAVTGAIHEQKIIPKNIHKELLKLKREQVSQFFGDDVATTIGNIEDMTDTEENEELDSHATEPEKPINKPKRKKQKKYNLVSNNFRRLKLPKKNRRWPGRRR; from the coding sequence ATGGTGATGGCTCAATTAGCTCGATTGAAGgttgatttgaaaacatGGGAACATGATTTCATAtcagaaaataatagaCCACCAACAAAGGATGACATTAAACATGATGCCAAGATTAAATCAATGTATAAgaaatattcttatttgaagaaatcaCAGCCTCATCCTTCGCTGATACGACAGAAATCACCAATGAAAAATACTATGAATAAAACACCTCAGAAACATGATAATACTACAAAGAATAATAGTCAGACACCGGTAGCAGCGAGAACTGCTATGAATGGTACCACAAAAGCGGTACCTTCCACaggaaaaaacaaaactaCAACTGTACAATTGGGCCCAACTCCACAAATATATGGTGAATCAATAAGTATATTAGATATACAAGTATCACCATtgaaaccaaaaaaattacaactGATGGCATCAGATTCAGACCAAACAGATGTATCTCCAGCATCTACAAATACAGATATAAATTTCACACCAATTCAAGAACTTCCTCAGAATGATGATCCATCTTTGGAAATTTCACCGATGAAACCAAAACGATTACAACTTGATTCATTACGAGCGGACCATGCTAATACCAATAGCGTTATGGACTCAATTCCAAAACTATTCTCGCAAGAACAAAAGAATGTTGAAAACcgaaaaaataaattgggACCAAATTCCCCATTAAAACTaataaatgaaatcaaaataaCGAAACAAATGACACctatttccaaatttcaTTACCATAACTTAAAATCTCCATCTTCTGAActtaattttgaaagtcCCTCCCCATTAATCAAGAACttaaaatttaaaaataagtctttaaaagaattacatTTAGAATATCATACTATTCTAAGGGAATTCAAACTAGAAAAGGAAGCAAACGCAAACACAAACGTAGGTGAAGGAGGAAATGATGAACTGATTTCATCAGCAACGATCAAAGATGTATTCAACGATGaccaagaacaagaacaacaacgCGTAGACGAGGAGGAACAACCACAGGGTAAACAAGTTTATGGAAAACCTGGTAAGAGGAAACGTATATTGAGAAGGTTAcaagataatgatgagGCAATTTCGGCCGTTACAGGTGCCATTCATGAACAAAAAATCATACCGAAGAACATTCATAAAgaacttttgaaattgaaacgTGAACAAGTATCTCAATTCTTTGGTGATGATGTTGCGACTACTATTGGTAATATTGAAGACATGACTGATACAGAGGAAAACGAAGAATTAGATTCTCATGCTACTGAACCGGAAAAACCAATCAATAAACCAAAAcgaaagaaacaaaagaaatataatttgGTAAGTAATAATTTCAGAAGGTTGAAGTTGCCCAAGAAGAACCGTCGTTGGCCCGGAAGAAGGAGATAA
- the NDAI0K01540 gene encoding uncharacterized protein, with protein sequence METLKVAIFGANGKTGRLLIDKILKELQKREGDHVWQHPIGIVRNEEQKVQLSQELDIECAVIDLETFTVKQISTILEDLGVNAVVFAAGAGARGGIAELFTVDLDGCAKVVESCEIVDIERFIHISAMNIEDREFWWSLEGLKCYFIAKRSADHFVKESKLNFTILQPGFLLVGAGTGKVLPYDRLDERKVEGYTIQREDLASIIVQCLLHPKQTSRKTIGIANGDQTIKDFIGSL encoded by the coding sequence atgGAGACATTAAAAGTGGCAATTTTTGGAGCAAACGGTAAAACAGGCCGTTTATTGATTGAcaagatattgaaagagCTCCAAAAGAGGGAAGGTGATCATGTTTGGCAACATCCCATTGGCATAGTCCGAAATGAAGAGCAGAAGGTTCAATTGAGTCAGGAACTTGATATTGAATGTGCTGTAATTGATTTGGAGACGTTTACTGTGAAACAAATTTCTACGATTTTAGAGGATTTGGGAGTTAATGCTGTAGTTTTTGCAGCTGGTGCAGGTGCAAGAGGTGGCATTGCTGAATTGTTTACCGTGGATTTGGATGGTTGTGCTAAAGTGGTGGAATCTTGTGAAATTGtagatattgaaagatttattcATATATCTGCTATGAATATTGAAGATAGAGAATTTTGGTGGAGTTTGGAAGGATTGAAATGTTATTTTATCGCAAAGAGATCGGCTGATCATTTCGTTAAGGAATCTAAGTTAAATTTTACGATTCTACAACCTGGATTTTTACTGGTTGGGGCAGGTACTGGTAAAGTTTTACCTTATGATAGATTAGATGAGAGGAAAGTGGAAGGATATACTATCCAAAGGGAAGATTTAGCCAGTATCATTGTTCAATGTCTTTTGCATCCAAAGCAAACttcaagaaaaacaatAGGTATAGCAAACGGTGATCAAACaattaaagatttcattGGAAGTCTATAA
- the ZNG1 gene encoding GTP-dependent zinc transferase (similar to Saccharomyces cerevisiae YNR029C; ancestral locus Anc_6.337) codes for MSALKDFKYKESEDGELPSLVTGSETNLNEILSNVKGDGGINLVNIEKVDRCNQQISAPSNDSIFMEKKIPVTIITGYLGSGKSTLLEKIVLKGSDMKIAVILNEFGDSSEIEKAMTIRNQESSTQEWLDLGNGCLCCSLKNVGVKAIEDMIARSPGKIDYILLETSGIADPAPIAKMFWQDDGLNSNVYIDGIVTVLDSEHILKCLDDISPETHWHGENVITKENLTIAHFQIAMADVIILNKFDKIENNEKLINEVNVKIGQINSTAKIHFTKYGELPLNYIIDLHSYDRVNFTNNEKLMARSTLHDPRMSSVMLTFRPFKNNDEFLRFEKKFLQVLLWKEFGVTTDTFNNNMKKEWEIQRTKGLIVINNENSKSKDEKIVKVIQGVRDTYDVLPGQSETSNCDECKIVFIGKYLDQEKIQDFLSTVIN; via the coding sequence ATGTCTGCTTTGaaagatttcaaatataaagaaagtGAAGATGGGGAATTACCTTCCCTGGTGACTGGTTCTGAAACAAACTTGAATGAGATTTTAAGTAATGTTAAAGGTGATGGAGGTATTAATCTAGtcaatattgaaaaagttgatAGGTGCAATCAGCAGATCTCTGCACCTTCTAATGATAGTATCTTCATGGAGAAAAAAATTCCTGTGACTATTATTACAGGTTACTTGGGATCCGGAAAATCAACTCTTCTGGAGAAGATTGTACTAAAAGGATCCGATATGAAAATTGCAGTTATTCTAAATGAGTTTGGTGATTCCagtgaaattgaaaaggcAATGACAATAAGGAATCAAGAATCTTCTACTCAAGAATGGTTGGATTTGGGGAATGGTTGTCTTTGTTGTTCGTTGAAGAACGTTGGTGTTAAAGCCATAGAAGATATGATCGCAAGATCACCTGGTAAGATTGATTATATTCTTCTGGAAACCTCGGGGATTGCAGACCCTGCTCCTATTGCGAAGATGTTTTGGCAAGATGATGGATTAAATAGTAATGTGTATATCGATGGTATTGTTACAGTATTGGATTCAGAACATATTTTAAAATGTTTGGATGATATATCACCTGAAACCCACTGGCACGGCGAAAATGTTATTACTAAGGAGAACTTAACCATTGCACATTTCCAAATAGCTATGGCTGATgtgataatattaaataagtttgataagattgaaaacaatgaaaaaCTGATTAATGAAGTAAATGTAAAAATAGGTCAAATTAATTCGACTGCCAAGATACATTTCACAAAATATGGTGAATTACcattaaattatattatagaTTTGCATTCATATGATAGAGTAAATTTTACTAATAATGAGAAGTTAATGGCTAGATCTACTTTACATGATCCAAGGATGAGTTCCGTCATGTTGACATTTAGGCCCTTCAAAAACAATGACGAATTTCTtcgatttgaaaaaaaattcttaCAAGTATTGCTGTGGAAGGAATTCGGTGTAACAACTGAcacatttaataataatatgaagAAGGAATGGGAAATTCAACGAACAAAAGGTCTTATAGtgataaataatgaaaattcgAAGAGTAAAGATGAGAAAATCGTTAAAGTGATCCAAGGTGTAAGAGATACTTATGATGTCCTTCCAGGCCAAAGCGAAACATCGAATTGTGATGAATGTAAGATTGTATTCATAggaaaatatttggatcaAGAGAAAATTCAAGACTTTTTAAGTACTgtgataaattaa
- the CPR8 gene encoding peptidylprolyl isomerase family protein CPR8 (similar to Saccharomyces cerevisiae CPR4 (YCR069W) and CPR8 (YNR028W); ancestral locus Anc_6.336) translates to MILNSNRIVIFFTCILSFFNVITRAAPPKTGASKLSYKSLNLQKIYPPDPPVTHHVVVGISYFNGETSKRETQEITVDLFGTVVPKSAMNFQRLSQGIRVVLGFYDPDKTLLAKYKGSKINKIANGFIEGGEVLPGISSFSAHGLHFEDENFDLTHDRPGRLSWVNDEKKDNNDSRFAICLKKEGCSERDGTHVVFGQVVAGLDGLIDKLQNVETDENGAPKEDVTILYSVVDELKLANKDVLQKEYLKKLEAFKDGEVSQGITLAETLGVYHDDQEVIADLRFEQLHHPLFKVLLGMCALLACYFLVKKRKVSKVVSLRRDE, encoded by the coding sequence ATGATACTAAATAGCAATAGAATAGTGATATTTTTCACATGTATACTctcatttttcaatgttaTAACCAGAGCGGCACCTCCTAAAACAGGAGCAAGTAAATTGTCATacaaatcattaaatttgcAAAAAATCTACCCACCAGATCCTCCTGTAACGCATCACGTCGTTGTCGGTATATCATACTTTAATGGTGAAACATCCAAGAGAGAAACACAAGAAATTACAGTGGATTTATTCGGTACCGTGGTCCCCAAGAGTGCTATGAATTTCCAAAGATTATCACAAGGTATCCGTGTCGTCTTAGGGTTTTATGATCCTGATAAGACATTGTTAGCTAAATATAAGGGGTCCAAAATTAACAAGATCGCTAATGGGTTCATTGAAGGTGGTGAAGTTTTACCAGGTATTTCCTCCTTTTCAGCTCATGGGCTACATTTcgaagatgaaaatttcGATTTAACTCATGATAGACCAGGTAGATTATCTTGGGTCAATGATGAGAAAaaggataataatgattccaGATTCGCGATATGTTTGAAAAAGGAAGGTTGTAGTGAAAGAGATGGGACTCATGTGGTATTTGGTCAAGTCGTTGCTGGCCTTGATGgattaattgataaattacaaaatgttGAGACCGATGAAAATGGAGCACCAAAGGAGGACGTTACCATACTTTATAGtgttgttgatgaattgaagTTGGCTAATAAGGACGTATTACAAAAGGAATACTTGAAAAAACTAGAAGCTTTCAAAGATGGTGAAGTGTCTCAAGGTATCACATTGGCTGAAACTTTAGGTGTTTATCATGATGATCAAGAAGTTATTGCTGATTTAAGATTCGAGCAATTACACCATCCTTTATTCAAAGTACTACTAGGTATGTGTGCTTTATTAGCATGTTATTTCTTAGtaaagaagagaaaagtTTCAAAAGTCGTCTCCTTAAGACGTGATGAATGA
- the BUD17 gene encoding putative pyridoxal kinase BUD17 (similar to Saccharomyces cerevisiae BUD17 (YNR027W); ancestral locus Anc_6.334) has product MTGPSKKLLSIQSHVIHGYVGNKAATFPLQYNGWDVDALNTVQFSNHPGYDSFNGYKYGSQELYDIVSRGLLNGLKIRYDVLLTGYLPCVASLNNLNEIANQMKQMNPDLKWIMDPVLGDNGRLYVPEENIPAYTEILRRNQLYLVTPNHFEMETLTGCKINSLSSLKVSFHRFHELYPKAERIVVTSIDLSVGENEVGDQNPFYLVACCDTTTTRGTGSDEIEIYFYQVPKIHAQFSGSGDLFTALLLNALLNMSSIITLSAATSQVIWTVNQILERTYKLSLAEEEQEHNDKRINNNINKKKIIKDLKLIQCKDLFNKFPNREIETLAAKLLD; this is encoded by the coding sequence ATGACAGGGCCAAGTAAGAAACTATTATCTATACAATCTCATGTAATTCATGGGTATGTAGGAAATAAAGCGGCGACTTTCCCATTACAATATAATGGATGGGATGTTGATGCTTTGAATACAGTTCAATTTAGTAATCATCCCGGGTATGATTCCTTTAACGGGTATAAATATGGATCGCaagaattatatgatattgTATCTCGAGGATTATTGAATGGATTGAAGATTCGATACGATGTCTTGTTGACAGGATATTTACCCTGTGTGGCGagtttaaataatttaaatgaaattgCGAATCAAATGAAACAGATGAATCCTGATTTGAAATGGATTATGGATCCAGTATTGGGAGATAATGGTAGGTTGTATGTTCCCGAGGAGAATATACCTGCTTACACTGAAATACTACGTAGAAATCAATTATATTTAGTTACCCCCAACCACTTTGAAATGGAAACTTTGACTGGTTGTAAGATTAACAGTTTATCAAGTTTGAAAGTTAGCTTCCACCGGTTCCATGAGTTATATCCTAAGGCAGAGAGGATTGTAGTGACAAGTATTGACCTATCTGTTGGAGAGAACGAAGTAGGAGATCAGAATCCATTTTATTTAGTCGCCTGTTGTGACACAACTACAACAAGAGGTACAGGCTCTGATGAAATAGAGATCTATTTTTACCAAGTCCCCAAGATACATGCTCAGTTTAGTGGGAGTGGTGATCTCTTCACGGCATTGTTACTCAATGCGTTGTTGAATATGTCGTCCATTATCACATTATCGGCAGCGACATCGCAAGTGATATGGACAGTCAACCAAATCTTGGAAAGGACATACAAGTTATCTCTtgcagaagaagaacaagaacataACGATAAGagaatcaacaacaacatcaacaagaaaaagatcattaaagatttgaaattgatacaATGCAAAGATctctttaataaatttccTAATCGGGAAATAGAAACCCTAGCCGCCAAGCTTCTTGACTAA